From a region of the Dickeya poaceiphila genome:
- the rpsN gene encoding 30S ribosomal protein S14: MAKQSMKAREVKRVKLANKFFAKRAELKAIISDVNASDEDRWDAVLKLQTLPRDSSPSRQRNRCRQTGRPHAFLRKFGLSRIKVREAAMRGEIPGLKKASW; encoded by the coding sequence ATGGCTAAGCAATCCATGAAAGCACGCGAAGTCAAACGCGTGAAACTGGCTAACAAATTCTTCGCTAAACGCGCTGAACTGAAGGCTATTATTTCTGACGTGAACGCCTCCGACGAAGATCGTTGGGATGCTGTTCTGAAGCTGCAGACTCTGCCGCGTGATTCCAGCCCGTCCCGTCAGCGTAACCGCTGCCGCCAGACTGGTCGTCCGCACGCTTTCCTGCGGAAGTTCGGGTTGAGCCGTATTAAGGTCCGTGAAGCCGCCATGCGCGGTGAAATTCCGGGCCTGAAAAAGGCTAGCTGGTAA
- the rplF gene encoding 50S ribosomal protein L6: MSRVAKAPVVIPAGVEVKLNGQDISIKGKNGELTRKVNAAVEVKQADNVLTFAPREGFADGWAQAGTTRALLNSMVIGVTEGFTKKLQLVGVGYRAAVKGNVVNLALGFSHPIDHELPAGITAECPSQTEIVLKGADKQLIGQVAADLRAYRRPEPYKGKGVRYADEVVRIKEAKKK, translated from the coding sequence ATGTCTCGTGTTGCAAAAGCACCCGTCGTCATTCCTGCCGGCGTAGAGGTAAAACTCAACGGTCAGGATATTTCGATTAAGGGTAAAAACGGCGAGCTGACCCGTAAAGTCAATGCTGCTGTAGAAGTTAAACAGGCTGATAACGTGCTGACTTTCGCTCCGCGTGAAGGTTTTGCCGATGGCTGGGCTCAGGCCGGGACTACTCGTGCTCTGTTGAACAGCATGGTTATCGGTGTTACCGAAGGCTTCACCAAAAAGCTACAGCTGGTAGGTGTAGGTTATCGTGCGGCTGTGAAAGGTAATGTGGTGAATTTGGCTCTGGGCTTCTCTCACCCGATCGATCACGAGCTGCCAGCAGGTATTACCGCTGAATGTCCGTCTCAGACTGAAATCGTACTGAAAGGTGCTGATAAACAGCTGATCGGTCAGGTAGCTGCTGACCTGCGCGCTTACCGTCGTCCTGAGCCTTATAAAGGTAAAGGTGTCCGTTACGCCGATGAAGTCGTGCGTATCAAAGAGGCTAAGAAGAAGTAA
- the rplR gene encoding 50S ribosomal protein L18, giving the protein MDKKSARIRRATRARRKLRELGATRLVVHRTPRHIYAQVIAPNGSEVLVAASTVEKAIAEQLKYTGNKDAAAAVGKAVAERALEKGIKGVSFDRSGFQYHGRVQALADAAREAGLQF; this is encoded by the coding sequence ATGGATAAGAAATCAGCTCGTATCCGTCGTGCAACCCGCGCACGTCGCAAACTCCGTGAACTGGGTGCGACACGTCTGGTGGTACATCGTACCCCTCGTCATATTTATGCGCAGGTTATCGCACCGAACGGTTCTGAAGTCCTGGTAGCCGCTTCTACTGTAGAAAAAGCTATCGCTGAACAACTGAAGTATACCGGTAACAAAGACGCAGCTGCAGCTGTAGGTAAAGCTGTTGCTGAACGCGCTCTGGAAAAAGGCATCAAAGGTGTTTCTTTTGACCGTTCCGGTTTCCAATATCATGGTCGAGTCCAGGCACTGGCAGATGCTGCCCGTGAAGCTGGCCTTCAGTTCTAA
- the secY gene encoding preprotein translocase subunit SecY, with product MAKQPGLDFQSAKGGVGELKRRLLFVIGALIVFRIGSFIPIPGIDATVLAKLLEQQRGTIIEMFNMFSGGALSRASIFALGIMPYISASIIIQLLTVVHPALAEIKKEGEAGRRKISQYTRYGTLVLAIFQSIGIATGLPNMPGMQGLVINPGFAFYFTAVVSLVTGTMFLMWLGEQITERGIGNGISIIIFAGIVAGLPPAIGHTIEQARQGDLHFLLLLLVAVLVFAVTFFVVFIERGQRRIVVNYAKRQQGRRVYAAQSTHLPLKVNMAGVIPAIFASSIILFPATIASWFGGGTGWNWLTTISLYLQPGQPLYVLLYASAIIFFCFFYTALVFNPRETADNLKKSGAFVPGIRPGEQTAKYIDKVMTRLTLIGAMYITFICLIPEFMRDAMKVPFYFGGTSLLIVVVVIMDFMAQVQTLLMSSQYESALKKANLKGYSR from the coding sequence ATGGCTAAACAACCAGGATTAGATTTTCAAAGTGCTAAAGGCGGAGTTGGCGAACTGAAACGCAGACTTTTGTTTGTTATCGGTGCGCTGATTGTTTTCCGTATTGGCTCTTTTATTCCCATTCCTGGTATTGATGCCACTGTGCTTGCCAAATTGCTCGAACAACAGCGTGGCACCATCATTGAGATGTTTAACATGTTCTCTGGTGGTGCTCTCAGCCGTGCTTCGATTTTCGCGTTGGGGATTATGCCGTACATTTCGGCATCCATCATCATACAGTTGCTGACGGTGGTTCACCCAGCACTGGCGGAAATTAAGAAAGAAGGGGAAGCTGGCCGACGTAAAATCAGTCAGTATACTCGTTACGGTACCTTGGTGTTGGCAATATTCCAGTCTATCGGTATCGCTACCGGTTTGCCTAATATGCCTGGAATGCAAGGTCTGGTGATTAATCCGGGCTTTGCATTTTATTTCACCGCTGTTGTCAGTCTGGTTACCGGGACTATGTTCCTGATGTGGCTAGGCGAGCAGATTACTGAGCGCGGTATCGGTAACGGTATCTCGATTATAATCTTTGCTGGTATTGTCGCGGGTTTACCACCTGCAATTGGCCATACCATCGAGCAAGCGCGGCAAGGCGATCTGCACTTCCTCCTGTTGCTGTTGGTTGCAGTGTTGGTATTCGCAGTAACGTTTTTTGTGGTGTTTATTGAGCGTGGACAACGTCGTATCGTTGTCAACTACGCCAAACGCCAGCAAGGACGTCGCGTATATGCAGCACAGAGTACGCATTTACCACTGAAAGTGAATATGGCAGGGGTTATCCCAGCTATCTTTGCCTCCAGTATTATATTGTTCCCTGCAACCATTGCATCTTGGTTTGGGGGGGGCACTGGTTGGAACTGGCTGACAACTATTTCGCTGTATCTGCAGCCAGGGCAACCGCTTTATGTGTTACTCTATGCATCTGCAATCATCTTCTTCTGTTTCTTCTATACCGCGTTGGTATTCAACCCGCGTGAAACAGCAGATAACCTGAAGAAGTCCGGTGCATTCGTGCCAGGAATTCGTCCGGGAGAGCAAACGGCGAAGTACATTGATAAAGTAATGACACGCCTGACTCTAATCGGTGCGATGTATATTACCTTTATCTGCCTCATCCCGGAGTTCATGCGTGACGCAATGAAAGTGCCGTTCTACTTTGGTGGTACGTCATTATTGATCGTTGTTGTTGTGATCATGGACTTTATGGCTCAAGTGCAAACCTTGCTGATGTCGAGTCAGTATGAGTCTGCATTGAAGAAAGCAAACCTGAAAGGCTATAGCCGCTGA
- the mscL gene encoding large-conductance mechanosensitive channel protein MscL: protein MSLIKEFREFAMRGNVVDLAVGVIIGAAFGKIVSSLVSDIIMPPLGLLIGGVDFKQFHWVLREAQGNLAAVSINYGTFIQNVFDFIIVSFAIFMAIKLMNKLRRTQQEQLNTPPKLTTEEKLLTEIRDLIRQQKR, encoded by the coding sequence ATGAGCCTGATAAAAGAGTTTCGTGAATTCGCTATGCGCGGCAATGTGGTTGACCTGGCTGTAGGGGTCATTATTGGTGCCGCCTTTGGGAAAATCGTGTCGTCGTTGGTATCGGATATCATTATGCCACCGCTGGGATTACTCATCGGCGGCGTCGATTTCAAACAATTTCATTGGGTTTTACGAGAAGCGCAAGGAAACCTTGCGGCAGTCAGTATCAACTACGGCACGTTTATTCAAAATGTTTTTGATTTTATTATCGTGTCGTTCGCCATTTTTATGGCCATTAAACTGATGAACAAATTACGCCGCACTCAGCAGGAACAACTGAATACGCCACCCAAACTCACCACAGAAGAAAAATTACTTACAGAGATCAGGGACTTGATCAGGCAGCAAAAACGATAG
- the rpsK gene encoding 30S ribosomal protein S11: protein MAKAPIRARKRVRKQVSDGVAHIHASFNNTIVTITDRQGNALGWATAGGSGFRGSRKSTPFAAQVAAERCAEAVKEYGIKNLEVMVKGPGPGRESTIRALNAAGFRITNITDVTPIPHNGCRPPKKRRV, encoded by the coding sequence ATGGCAAAGGCACCTATTCGTGCACGTAAGCGTGTAAGAAAGCAAGTCTCTGACGGTGTGGCTCATATCCATGCTTCTTTCAACAACACCATCGTTACCATTACTGATCGTCAGGGTAATGCGTTGGGTTGGGCAACTGCCGGTGGTTCCGGTTTCCGTGGTTCTCGTAAATCCACTCCGTTCGCCGCTCAGGTAGCAGCAGAGCGCTGCGCTGAAGCTGTGAAAGAGTACGGTATCAAGAATCTGGAAGTTATGGTTAAAGGACCTGGTCCGGGCCGTGAGTCTACTATCCGCGCACTGAACGCGGCTGGTTTCCGCATCACTAATATTACTGATGTGACTCCGATCCCTCATAACGGTTGTCGTCCGCCGAAAAAGCGTCGCGTGTAA
- a CDS encoding DnaJ family domain-containing protein has product MFPIDEWAERHILEAQKRGELENLSGSGKPLQLDDNSAVPAELRSAYHLMKNSGFLPPELSARKDALTLADLLLVTEPASKEYVELSRQLRALELRLQLSGANTDFLKMPYRHQMISRFEKSQHPDKDD; this is encoded by the coding sequence ATGTTTCCTATTGATGAATGGGCTGAGCGTCATATACTCGAAGCACAAAAGCGCGGAGAATTGGAGAACTTATCGGGAAGCGGTAAGCCGCTTCAATTAGATGATAATAGTGCCGTCCCTGCTGAGTTGCGCAGCGCATACCACTTGATGAAAAATTCGGGGTTTTTACCACCAGAGTTATCAGCTCGTAAGGACGCGTTGACGCTGGCAGATTTGCTGCTCGTTACTGAGCCTGCATCAAAAGAGTATGTTGAGTTATCCCGGCAGCTCAGAGCGCTTGAATTGCGTTTACAGCTTTCAGGCGCCAATACGGATTTTCTAAAAATGCCTTATCGGCACCAGATGATAAGCCGGTTTGAGAAGAGCCAACACCCTGATAAAGACGATTGA
- the rpsE gene encoding 30S ribosomal protein S5 translates to MAHIEKQAGELQEKLIAVNRVSKTVKGGRIFSFTALTVVGDGNGRVGFGYGKAREVPAAIQKAMEKARRNMMNVALNNGTLQHPVKGAHTGSRVFMQPASEGTGIIAGGAMRAVLEVAGVHNVLAKAYGSTNPINVVRATIDGLANMKSPEMVAAKRGKSVEDILG, encoded by the coding sequence ATGGCTCACATCGAAAAACAAGCTGGCGAACTGCAGGAAAAGCTGATCGCGGTAAATCGCGTATCTAAAACCGTTAAAGGTGGTCGTATTTTCTCTTTCACCGCACTGACTGTAGTGGGTGATGGTAATGGCCGCGTAGGTTTTGGTTACGGTAAAGCACGCGAAGTTCCGGCAGCGATCCAGAAAGCGATGGAAAAAGCCCGTCGCAATATGATGAATGTCGCGCTGAACAATGGCACTCTGCAGCACCCGGTTAAAGGTGCTCACACAGGGTCTCGTGTGTTCATGCAGCCAGCTTCCGAAGGTACCGGTATCATCGCCGGTGGTGCAATGCGCGCCGTTCTGGAAGTTGCAGGGGTTCACAACGTATTGGCTAAAGCCTATGGTTCCACCAACCCGATTAACGTGGTTCGTGCAACTATTGATGGTCTGGCCAACATGAAGTCCCCGGAAATGGTCGCTGCCAAGCGTGGTAAATCCGTTGAAGACATTCTGGGGTAA
- the rpsM gene encoding 30S ribosomal protein S13: MARIAGINIPDHKHTVIALTAIYGIGKTRSKSICAATGIAEDVKISELSEEQIDKLRDEVAKFVVEGDLRREITLSIKRLMDLGTYRGLRHRRGLPVRGQRTKTNARTRKGPRKPIKK, translated from the coding sequence GTGGCCCGTATAGCAGGCATTAACATTCCTGATCATAAACATACCGTAATTGCATTAACTGCTATTTACGGCATTGGTAAAACCCGTTCCAAATCTATCTGTGCTGCAACGGGTATTGCTGAAGATGTTAAGATCAGTGAGCTGTCTGAAGAGCAAATCGATAAGCTGCGTGACGAAGTTGCCAAGTTTGTTGTAGAAGGCGATCTGCGTCGTGAAATCACCCTGAGCATCAAGCGTCTGATGGACCTTGGTACTTATCGTGGTTTGCGTCACCGTCGTGGTCTGCCGGTTCGCGGTCAGCGTACCAAGACTAACGCCCGTACCCGTAAGGGTCCGCGCAAACCGATCAAGAAATAA
- the trkA gene encoding Trk system potassium transporter TrkA, with translation MKIIILGAGQVGGTLAENLSGENNDITVVDTNTTRLRQLQDKFDLRVVTGYASHPRILREAGAEDADMLIAVTNSDETNMIACQVAYSLFNTPNRIARIRASEYIRESEQLFQSEAVPVDHLISPEQLVIDNIYKLIEYPGALQVVNFAEGKVSIAAVNAYYGGPLVGNAIATMRDHMPHVETRVAAIFRHERPIRPQGSTVIEAGDEVFFIAASQHIRAVMSEMQRLEKPYKRIMIVGGGNVGSGLALKLEKDYSVKLIERDPLRATELAERLQHTIVFHGDASDQELLAQEHVEQIDVFIAITNDDEANIMSAMLAKRMGAKKAMVLIQRRAYVDLVQGSVIDVAISPQQATISALLGHVRKADIVSVSSLRRGVAEAIEAIAHGDEGTSKVVGRMIADIKLPPGTIIGAIVRGDDVIIANNNLQIEQGDHVIMFLTDKKYISDVERLFQPSPFFL, from the coding sequence ATGAAGATAATTATTCTTGGTGCAGGTCAGGTTGGCGGAACACTGGCAGAAAATCTGTCAGGTGAAAATAATGATATTACCGTGGTGGACACCAATACTACTCGGCTACGCCAGCTTCAGGACAAATTCGATCTACGCGTGGTGACTGGCTATGCCTCCCATCCGCGTATATTGCGTGAAGCCGGAGCGGAAGATGCAGATATGTTGATCGCCGTAACTAACTCCGACGAGACCAACATGATCGCCTGTCAGGTGGCTTATTCCCTGTTCAATACGCCCAATCGTATCGCCCGAATCCGTGCCTCAGAGTATATCCGTGAATCAGAACAATTATTCCAATCTGAAGCCGTACCCGTTGATCATCTTATTTCACCGGAACAACTGGTTATCGACAATATCTATAAATTGATCGAATATCCGGGAGCATTACAGGTTGTTAATTTTGCCGAGGGAAAAGTCAGTATTGCTGCGGTGAATGCATACTACGGCGGGCCTTTGGTAGGCAATGCTATCGCAACCATGCGCGACCACATGCCCCACGTAGAAACTAGGGTTGCAGCAATTTTCCGTCATGAACGCCCCATCCGCCCACAAGGCTCAACCGTCATTGAAGCTGGTGATGAGGTGTTTTTTATTGCTGCTTCACAGCATATTCGGGCAGTGATGAGCGAGATGCAACGGCTGGAGAAGCCTTATAAACGCATCATGATTGTGGGTGGGGGGAATGTGGGTTCCGGTTTAGCCCTTAAGCTTGAAAAGGATTACAGCGTTAAACTGATAGAACGAGATCCTCTTCGTGCAACTGAATTAGCTGAGCGACTGCAACACACCATTGTTTTCCATGGTGATGCTTCTGACCAAGAGCTACTAGCTCAGGAACATGTAGAACAGATTGATGTGTTTATCGCCATCACCAACGATGATGAAGCGAATATCATGTCAGCCATGTTGGCTAAACGCATGGGGGCGAAAAAAGCGATGGTTTTGATCCAACGTCGTGCCTACGTCGATCTGGTGCAGGGAAGTGTCATTGACGTTGCCATTTCACCGCAACAGGCCACAATTTCTGCATTATTAGGACATGTTCGCAAAGCAGACATTGTCAGTGTTTCATCATTGCGGCGAGGTGTGGCCGAGGCAATTGAGGCGATTGCGCATGGCGACGAAGGCACATCAAAAGTAGTGGGCCGCATGATTGCAGATATTAAACTCCCACCGGGAACAATTATTGGAGCCATTGTGCGCGGCGACGACGTCATCATTGCCAATAACAACTTGCAGATAGAGCAGGGTGATCATGTCATCATGTTTCTTACTGACAAAAAATATATATCTGACGTTGAACGTTTATTCCAGCCCAGCCCATTCTTCCTCTAA
- the rplQ gene encoding 50S ribosomal protein L17 — protein MRHRKSGRQLNRNSSHRQAMFRNMAGSLVRHEIIKTTLPKAKELRRVVEPLITLAKTDSVANRRLAFARTRDNEIVAKLFNELGPRFASRAGGYTRILKCGFRAGDNAPMAYIELVDRSVSQTEEAAAE, from the coding sequence ATGCGCCATCGTAAGAGTGGTCGTCAACTGAACCGTAACAGCAGCCATCGCCAGGCTATGTTCCGTAACATGGCTGGTTCTTTGGTTCGTCATGAGATTATCAAGACGACCCTGCCTAAAGCGAAAGAGCTGCGTCGTGTTGTTGAACCGCTGATTACTCTTGCCAAGACCGACAGCGTTGCTAATCGTCGTCTGGCATTCGCCCGTACTCGTGACAACGAGATCGTGGCTAAACTGTTTAACGAACTGGGCCCGCGTTTCGCGAGCCGTGCCGGTGGTTACACTCGTATTCTGAAGTGTGGCTTCCGTGCTGGTGACAATGCGCCGATGGCATACATCGAGCTCGTTGATCGCTCAGTTTCTCAGACAGAAGAAGCTGCTGCAGAGTAA
- a CDS encoding alternative ribosome-rescue factor A, whose amino-acid sequence MSNYRHTKGRITDNALEALLHDPLFRQRVEQNAKGKGSYRRREKHQKTQSKNWEASGKKIKLLPLAF is encoded by the coding sequence ATGTCGAACTATCGTCATACTAAAGGTCGAATAACCGATAATGCACTTGAAGCATTGCTGCATGACCCCTTGTTTCGCCAACGTGTCGAGCAAAATGCTAAAGGCAAAGGAAGCTATCGACGCAGAGAGAAACACCAGAAAACACAGAGTAAAAATTGGGAGGCCAGTGGTAAGAAAATCAAACTCTTACCACTGGCCTTCTGA
- the rpsD gene encoding 30S ribosomal protein S4 encodes MARYLGPKLKLSRREGTDLFLKSGVRAIDSKCKIEQAPGQHGARKPRLSDYGVQLREKQKVRRIYGVLERQFRNYYKEAARLKGNTGANLLQLLEGRLDNVVYRMGFGATRAEARQLVGHKAVMVNGRVVNIASYQVSPNDVVSIREKAKKQSRVKAALELAEQREKPTWLEVDAAKMEGVFKRIPERTDLSADINEHLIVELYSK; translated from the coding sequence ATGGCAAGATATTTGGGTCCTAAGCTCAAGCTGAGCCGTCGTGAAGGCACCGACCTGTTTTTAAAGTCTGGTGTTCGTGCGATCGATTCCAAGTGTAAAATTGAACAAGCTCCTGGCCAGCACGGCGCACGTAAACCGCGTCTGTCTGACTATGGTGTACAGTTGCGTGAGAAGCAAAAAGTTCGCCGTATTTATGGTGTTCTGGAGCGTCAATTCCGTAACTACTACAAAGAAGCCGCTCGCCTGAAAGGCAATACAGGTGCGAACCTGTTGCAGTTGCTGGAAGGTCGTCTGGACAACGTTGTTTACCGTATGGGATTCGGCGCTACCCGCGCAGAAGCTCGTCAGCTGGTAGGTCACAAAGCTGTCATGGTAAATGGTCGCGTTGTTAACATCGCTTCTTATCAGGTATCTCCGAATGACGTAGTCAGCATCCGCGAGAAAGCTAAAAAGCAATCTCGTGTTAAGGCCGCTCTGGAGCTGGCTGAGCAGCGTGAAAAGCCAACTTGGCTGGAAGTTGATGCTGCCAAGATGGAAGGTGTGTTCAAACGTATTCCTGAACGTACCGATCTGTCTGCGGACATTAATGAACACCTGATCGTCGAGCTTTACTCCAAGTAA
- the rpmD gene encoding 50S ribosomal protein L30: MAKTIKITQTRSAIGRLPKHKATLLGLGLRRIGHTVEREDTPAVRGMVNAVSYMVKVEE; encoded by the coding sequence ATGGCAAAGACTATTAAAATTACTCAAACCCGTAGTGCAATCGGTCGTTTGCCGAAACACAAGGCAACGCTGCTTGGCCTGGGTCTGCGTCGTATTGGTCATACCGTTGAGCGTGAAGATACGCCAGCAGTTCGTGGTATGGTCAACGCGGTTTCCTATATGGTTAAAGTGGAGGAGTAA
- the rpsH gene encoding 30S ribosomal protein S8 — MSMQDPIADMLTRIRNGQTANKVAVTMPSSKLKVAIAKVLKEEGYIEDYKIEGDTKPELEISLKYFQGKAVVESIQRVSRPGLRIYKRKDELPKVMAGLGIAVVSTSKGVMTDRAARQAGLGGEIICYVA, encoded by the coding sequence ATGAGCATGCAAGATCCGATCGCGGATATGCTGACCCGTATCCGTAACGGTCAGACCGCGAACAAAGTTGCGGTCACCATGCCTTCCTCCAAGCTGAAAGTGGCAATTGCCAAAGTGCTGAAGGAAGAAGGTTATATCGAAGATTACAAAATCGAAGGCGACACCAAACCAGAACTGGAAATTTCTCTGAAATACTTCCAGGGCAAGGCTGTGGTAGAGAGCATTCAGCGTGTAAGCCGTCCTGGTCTGCGCATCTACAAACGTAAAGATGAGCTGCCAAAAGTTATGGCCGGTTTAGGTATCGCGGTTGTTTCTACCTCCAAAGGTGTGATGACTGATCGTGCAGCTCGCCAGGCTGGTCTTGGTGGCGAGATTATCTGCTACGTAGCTTAA
- the rpmJ gene encoding 50S ribosomal protein L36, with protein MKVRASVKKLCRNCKIVKRNGIVRVICSAEPKHKQRQG; from the coding sequence ATGAAAGTTCGTGCTTCCGTCAAGAAATTATGTCGTAACTGTAAGATTGTTAAGCGTAACGGCATCGTTCGCGTCATCTGCAGCGCCGAACCGAAGCATAAACAGCGCCAAGGCTGA
- a CDS encoding DNA-directed RNA polymerase subunit alpha → MQGSVTEFLKPRLVDIEQVSSTHAKVTLEPLERGFGHTLGNALRRILLSSMPGCAVTEVEIDGVLHEYSTKEGVQEDILEILLNLKGLAVRVQGKDEVILTLNKSGIGPVTAADITHDGDVEIVKPQHVICHLTDENASINMRIKVQRGRGYVPASARIHTEEDERPIGRLLVDACYSPVERIAYNVEAARVEQRTDLDKLVIEMETNGTIDPEEAIRRAATILAEQLEAFVDLRDVRQPEVKEEKPEFDPILLRPVDDLELTVRSANCLKAEAIHYIGDLVQRTEVELLKTPNLGKKSLTEIKDVLASRGLSLGMRLENWPPASIADE, encoded by the coding sequence ATGCAGGGTTCTGTGACAGAGTTTCTAAAACCGCGCCTGGTAGATATCGAGCAAGTTAGTTCGACGCACGCCAAGGTGACCCTTGAGCCGTTAGAGCGGGGCTTCGGCCATACTCTTGGTAACGCACTGCGCCGTATTCTGCTTTCATCTATGCCTGGTTGCGCGGTGACCGAGGTTGAGATTGATGGTGTACTGCACGAGTACAGCACCAAAGAAGGCGTACAGGAAGATATCCTGGAAATCCTGCTCAACCTGAAAGGGCTGGCGGTGAGAGTTCAAGGCAAAGATGAAGTTATTCTTACCCTGAATAAATCTGGCATTGGCCCTGTGACTGCAGCCGACATCACCCATGATGGTGATGTCGAAATCGTCAAGCCACAGCATGTAATCTGCCATCTGACCGATGAGAACGCATCTATCAATATGCGTATCAAAGTTCAGCGTGGTCGTGGTTATGTGCCGGCGTCTGCCCGTATTCATACGGAAGAAGATGAGCGCCCGATCGGTCGCCTGTTAGTTGACGCTTGCTACAGCCCTGTTGAGCGTATCGCTTACAATGTTGAAGCAGCGCGTGTTGAACAGCGTACTGACCTGGACAAGCTGGTTATCGAGATGGAAACCAATGGTACGATCGATCCTGAAGAGGCGATCCGCCGTGCGGCTACCATTCTGGCTGAACAATTGGAAGCTTTCGTTGACTTACGTGATGTGCGTCAGCCGGAAGTGAAAGAAGAGAAACCAGAATTCGATCCGATCCTGCTGCGCCCTGTTGACGATCTTGAATTGACTGTCCGCTCTGCTAACTGCCTCAAGGCAGAAGCTATCCACTACATCGGTGATCTGGTACAGCGTACCGAGGTTGAATTGCTGAAAACGCCTAACCTGGGTAAAAAATCTCTTACTGAGATTAAAGACGTGCTGGCTTCTCGCGGTCTGTCACTGGGTATGCGCCTGGAAAACTGGCCGCCGGCAAGCATTGCTGATGAGTAA
- the rplE gene encoding 50S ribosomal protein L5 encodes MAKLHDYYKDEVVKKLMTQFNYHSVMQVPRVEKITLNMGVGEAIADKKLLDNAAADLTAISGQKPLITKARKSVAGFKIRQGYPIGCKVTLRGERMWEFFERLITIAVPRIRDFRGLSSKSFDGRGNYSMGVREQIIFPEIDYDKVDRVRGLDITITTTAKTDDEGRALLAAFNFPFRK; translated from the coding sequence ATGGCGAAACTGCATGATTACTACAAAGACGAAGTAGTTAAAAAACTGATGACTCAGTTTAACTACCATTCTGTCATGCAAGTCCCTCGGGTCGAGAAGATCACCCTGAACATGGGTGTTGGTGAAGCGATTGCTGACAAAAAACTGCTGGATAATGCGGCAGCTGATTTGACAGCTATCTCCGGTCAAAAACCGTTGATCACCAAAGCACGCAAATCTGTTGCAGGCTTCAAAATCCGTCAGGGCTATCCGATCGGCTGTAAAGTAACTCTGCGTGGCGAACGCATGTGGGAGTTCTTTGAGCGTCTGATTACCATTGCTGTGCCGCGTATCCGCGACTTCCGCGGTTTGTCCTCGAAGTCATTCGATGGCCGTGGTAACTACAGCATGGGCGTGCGTGAGCAGATCATCTTCCCGGAAATCGACTATGACAAAGTCGATCGCGTTCGTGGTTTGGATATTACCATTACCACCACTGCGAAAACCGATGATGAAGGCCGTGCTCTGCTGGCTGCCTTTAACTTCCCGTTCCGCAAGTAA
- the rplO gene encoding 50S ribosomal protein L15, translated as MRLNTLSPAEGAKHAPKRLGRGIGSGLGKTGGRGVKGQNSRSGGGVRRGFEGGQMPLYRRLPKFGFTSRKAMVTAEIRLSDLARVEGDIVDLNALKAANVIGVQIEFAKVILSGEVARPVTIRGLRVTKGARAAIEAAGGKIEE; from the coding sequence ATGCGTTTGAATACTCTGTCTCCGGCCGAAGGCGCTAAACATGCGCCGAAGCGCTTAGGTCGCGGTATCGGTTCCGGCCTCGGTAAGACTGGTGGTCGCGGCGTCAAAGGCCAGAACTCCCGTTCTGGTGGTGGTGTACGTCGTGGTTTCGAAGGCGGTCAGATGCCTTTGTACCGTCGTCTGCCGAAGTTTGGCTTCACTTCTCGCAAAGCTATGGTTACAGCGGAAATCCGTCTGTCTGACCTGGCTCGTGTAGAAGGCGATATTGTTGATCTGAATGCGCTGAAAGCTGCTAACGTCATTGGCGTTCAGATTGAATTCGCGAAAGTGATTCTGTCTGGCGAAGTTGCACGTCCGGTAACGATTCGTGGTCTGCGCGTCACTAAAGGCGCTCGTGCTGCTATCGAAGCTGCTGGCGGCAAAATTGAGGAATAA